tttctgttgtagaagatttttaacttctttcagAGAATAAGaatgttcttgtttaacaagaatgttattattattatgattgctagttgaagcagtattctccatttgatcaataGTTGTAGATTTTAatactggatccttaatcattttaaggaattctaaaatattattgttagttaacacattaatattcaaatcattgaattgagacattagtttataaaaatcatcattttgatttttattatcctctattaaacaaaattttccttgtatacaattattacattcatctaaatcagatatttctgattcactatctatAATTTCAtctgaaatataagattctgaggaattctcagtttcactgtcagaattattatttgaatccattattattttaaataatgtttattttagattttcatctatatctaaattattaattttgtttttagcccaacattgattgacataatgtcctggctttttacattttctacaaattattaatttatttttatttttataattttcttctTTCCGTACATCACggctttctttcttttcttctttttatctctttgtctatcagacaaatgtcttttctttctataaagctttccatctttttctttaattttcttcttacctttattaggtaagtccataccaaattgatcacaaaatttacctcattgttttttctcaagtaaattttgtcttttaatttgattatttaattttaattcattacagagagctaaaccctcttttatacaagtattaattaaatttccataagtataattataatatggaatattaatctcatcttttcttaagatctttctaattctttcagcaaataaaaaaggtaaaccatctataaatttagctttccaaaaactattattacaatctggtatctcatatatacgagataaaaaggtatctttataccatctaaaatcaataagtgttttaaattttagattacttaataaagtacgaatcttttcactatcatcagtgaattttccagtaaaatgttcaatcatagtcattattaatgaataaactacattttctgattgaatattattctcaatttttattgaattaataatatcttctttttggaattgatttaaataattatcccaccaacctttaagttggccagtaaatcctgatataatcatcttaacaatatttttatcagtattgcctgaagttttacacaatgtactatacataagcattctgtgagcagtattataaatttgcttatcactaaaaccatcaatattccattcataaatacttttcccattataactattagcaaatatatattcttgttcttcaataagaacatccatgggagtaggtctattataataatatttgttctgggtaggtctatctgcccatttaattttattaatttcttcatcagaatgattctcatcattatcaaactcttcattaagagtattcaaattaagatttttaaatttttcttctaataatttttctatatcagaaacagaagatttaaatttaaaatcttttatatctgaaggggattgaatagaagaagtatcaatagaaacaatattagtttcttcttcatttgtttgaatatgaacatgtggtttaatttgattaatagccagaataattttatcaatacgatccttaagagaaactatcTTTTCTCCTATTATAgtaagatacaaatttgtataattctgtttttcaattatctgattaatatatTTAACAGTTATTTGCAACATATCACTGtcaaataatttggaaaaagcagtaaaatttaaaattttattatttttttctataataaaagattgttgaggaggataaacagatttttgaatctgtccagaagaaagtttataatttctttcaagaatagaaatataatctatgataaagttttaaaaaaccaaggaacaaaatatattaatttattttgagtttcacaatatttataaaattctgaaacaatatattcaaattcatcttcagagaaacttttaaagtaccaatgtctgaaagattcccatttgggtaaataaaattctgcattgatctttgctctagcaagagatcctttagtaaaatcaattttttatttactatccattaaatactaaaattcatttctgaaactgtatcagtttctctaactttttgaaagttacttttatgaacaatattattttgattaattattAACTCATCTACTGTATCTTGAACAGAagactcaacatcttctcttatctgagaagtagaaaCTCTAGAAGTTTAAGGAATATCCACCATATAATCTAAgggtgaaataaaagaatgactagatcttgatctaTCATATATAGAAGATGataataatcttctttgttcattattaaactgtatttgaacagatcattcattattctgaataacttgttgtaaatccttatttattataggatttctaggaacagcttgttcaattatccagttttctggaaattcaatttcttcccattttatagatctataagaatagtttcatttaaatttttatctattcttttacacataggattcagtgtaaataatggtttgtaataaatacgataacagatacatattaCTACTGtaccaggagtataattataaccatgagttttaacatttaatgttaaagaatctaatatattaatatcagataaagataaagataaattcggataaacatcgaaatatactggaccatgagccagactagattgaataATTCACAGaagggattgtttccaattcaaatttctatcatctcttaaagctgctatgaaactttctggtagtccttctaatgttaaaggtctaaaagcaatatgaattaaacctatatgcatgaatctataatttttcatataaggcaaaatatctttattgtttaacaatctaataaccatttcaTCATTATGAAGTGGTACtgatgattctgtagttttaactacttgtttaaaaccaattttttcaaaggttcctaacttatagatcattttagattctatcttaggaatagtccatttattcaataaatctaaattctcaggtaaatcatattcttcattcaaactgttttgaacagtttctttcaaactaaaaatattcatttgaataaaagtgctaaattattatccacACTATTTCCAAGCCTCAGatgtattataatattatataatgtataattaagttaaaaaaaatattgaaatcacACGGCCAAATGTCCGTGTGATTTCATGGATGAGGCGCCTCTCCTCTTTCTCTCTGGACTTGGCCGAATGGCCAAGTtgattttcattcaaatatGAAGTGATGTGATGAAGTGATGCATCATTTCATGAAGGCTTTTCATCTACTATAAATAGAACCCCTCTCATTTGCATTCATTGCACCATTTTCTCTTCTTTTATTTTCTCTCTAATTTAGTTCTATATGCGAATTTTTAAGCACTAGCGCTTaaagttcaaattttcaagatatAAAATCTTGAGTTTGAATTTTCTAAGCTTATACgcttaaattcgaactttggaATTAAATTTGAGAGTTGTCTTCTAGTTTTGAGTTTTTTAAGCATTTACGCTTAAATCCAAGTTTGGCAAGATTTAAACTCTTGAAATTGGATTTTTAAGTTTAACGCTTAGAATTCGAAATTAGAAAGTTTGCATATCATTTTGATAGCGTTCTAAACATTTCAAGTTCGTATGACTTTAAAATTTGTAGTGATACTATTTTAAAGTCGTAGTCGTTGTATCTTGAGAAGCGAATTGCCAACAACCGTGAGCATCGGGGCGGGGCAATATCGTTTTAAGGAAAAAGAGTCAAAATCTTGCCTCGACTATTTTCTCATAGCCATTTGGTTCACCCATTTCTATCCCTTGATTTCTCAAGTCAAAAGAATACTATACCAACAGTACTATCATAAATGTAGTCATATTAATTaacttattaaaaaatattttagttttatttaataattttttaacgcctttcaatttaataattacttaaattataatttttgttatgaatagtgaaaaatataaaaatgagcAAATGAATTGGAACTCCTTatttatcatttgatacctctatttatagagcacATTTACAGAGTTTGAATAATTGATAACATGATAAAATACAAATCTTATCTCAATAATCATCTACAATACTTTATCTATAACACTCTCCCTTAGATGAATATCGACTAAACAAATTTTTTCTAAGAGATGTGGGGACTCAAATGCTGCCTCGCTAAAACCTTGTCAGTAAAATCCAATGGGAAAAACCCGAACAAAGGAAACAAAATACAACAATGGATAATCTCCCTGATCTCAATCATCTAATTAGATCCTTCAAcgggtattttttaaaaataatttaatttttaaaattaatttaaaaaaaaggtTTGCAAAACTACCACAATCCGCGTTTAAGAAGCGCGGACGCTGCTCACGTGGAGCAGCATCCGTGCTTCGTAAGCGCAGATGCTGCACACGTGGAGCCACATCCGCGCGACGGAATATTTAGCGACAGAATATATAAAAACACCGTCGCTGATtcacaaccgtcgctaaaattgaaTCAGCGACGATTTTTGACAACTATCGCTAAAATTGaatcagcgacggtttattgaccgtcgctaatattagcgacggtttaaaaaccgtcgctattccGAAATTTTGGAATTTTCACTAACGTCGTACATTGCACGCTACGGATAATTGTATTAACGGTGTGCATATACACGCTGTagataatagtattaacagcgtCCACATGTACGccgcggataatcttgaactttcaacggCTTGCATCTTTGCAGCAGGCAATGCCTTTGTGAATAAGTCGGCTACATTTTCACTAGAGCGAATTTGATAGACGTCAATATCACCATTTTCTTGAAGCTCATGTTTATAAAAGAACTTTAGTGAAATATGCTTTGTTCTATCACCTTTGATGTAACCTCCTTTTAATTGTGCAATGCAAGCAGTATTATCTTCGAATATTACTTTCGGGCTATCTTTGGTTGTTGGCAACCACAAGATTCTTGAATATGTTGTGTTATGGATCTCAACCACACACACTCTCGACTTGCTTTATGCATTGCAATGATCTCAGAGTCATTTAATGACGTTATTGTTAAGGATTGATTCATTGACTTCCATGTTATAGCAGTGTCTCCTCGTGTAAACACATAAGTTGTCAATGATTTAGCTTTATGTGGATCAGAAAGATATCCTACATCTGCATATCAAACTAAGAAGACTATGATTTTGTCGAATAAAATAATCTCATATCAGTTGTACCACGGAGGTAACGAAATATGTATTTTACACCATTCCAATGTCTTCGGGTTGGAAATGAGTTATATCTTGCTAAAATAATATTAACAGAAAATCCTATATCTGGGCGAGTACAATTTGCGAGATATGATAATGCCTCAATcacacttagatatggtacttctggaccaacgatttttctccattttcaaATGGCCGAAAAGGATCTTTGTTAGCATCAAGTGATCGAACAAATATCGGTGATGCTAACAGGTGTACCTTGTCCCTGTAAAAGCACTTTAATATGTTTTCTTTATATAATGATTGATAAACAAATATTCCCTCTTGTAAATGTTCAATTTGCAATCCGAGGCAAAAATTGTTCTTTCCTAAATCTTTCATCTCAAActcatttttcaaataattggCAGTTTTAGTAAGCTCTTCTGCAGTGCCAATAAGATTtagatcatcaacatatactgcCACAATTGCAAAGCCCTCATTTGTTCTTTTTATAAAAGCGCATTGACAAATATCATTATTTGTATATCCTTCTTTTAACAAATATTCACTAAGAGAATTGTATCACATGCGACCAGATTGCTTTAATCCATATAAGGAATTATGCAGTTTTATTGATAACATAGCTTTGGGTGATTCACAGTTTTCTTTCGATAGTTTGAATCTTTCAGGGACTTTCATGCACTATCAAGTGAACCATAAAAATAAGCAGTTAACACATCCATAAGTCTCATATAATGACTTTCTGATACTGTTAAACTAATTAGGAATCTAAAAGTAGTAGCATCCATCACAGGTGAATATAttttctcatagtcaattccagGTCTCCGCGAGAAACCTTGGGCCACAAGTCAGGACTTGTATTTTACAATTTCACCATTTTCATTCCTCTTTCGTACAAAAACCCATCTGTATCTTACCGAGGTTGAATTTTCAGGTGTTCGAACTACAGGTCCAAACATTTTATGTttttctagtgagtctaattcaGTCTGTATGGTCTTCTTCCATTTTGGCCAATCATATCGTTGTTGACAATCCTTAATGGATCGTGGTTCTAGATCTTCATCATGTATAATGTCAAGGGCGACATTTAGGACAAATACATTGTCAACAATTATGTTGTTTTGATCCCACaatttttgaaatgatatataatttgttgaaatctcATTATTTTCATGAGGATTTGATTCTTCAAGAATAATATTGTCTAAGTTTGGTTCATTGATTAATCTTACTATATCATCCAAGATTGCTTCTTCTGGagcttttgaattttctttctcTTGTATCTTTCTTTTTCGAGGTACAATATCCTTATAATTAATTGGTCGGTCACGCTTCTGGCGTATTTTAGATTCATTTGCAGGTTGAATAGTAGCCGGTCCTACGGGGACACCAATTTTTACAGGGGTCATTCTCTGCATGTATATGTGATTTTGTAACATTCTTTGAATTAACAAAAGCATCGGGCAATTGATTTGCAATTCTTTGCAAGTGAATGGTTCTTTCAACTTTTTGCTCACATTGATTATTTCGAGGGTCATAATGAGATAATGTTTTCTCGTTCCAACAAACCTTTTCTTGTTCTTCGGGATACAACTTTATTTCCCCTAGATTTGAAAATTCCAACTCATCGAAGTGGCAATCTGCAAATCTCACAGTAAACAAGTCTCCTTTTAAAGGTCTAAATATCTAATAATAAATGGTGAATCATATCCCACAGAAATCCTAAGTCTATGTTGTGGACCCATTTTGGTTTGTTGTATAGGTGGGAGAGGGAATTGTACTGCACAACCAAATACTCTAAGCTGAGAAACATCATGTTCTGGACCATAAACAAGTTGTAAGGgtgaatattgatgataattAGTTGGCCTTATACGAATCAATGATACATCATGTATTATGGCATGGCCCCACACAGATGATGGAAGTTTTGTTGTCATCAGTAATGGTCTAGCAATTAATTACAAACGCTTAATAAATGACTCTACTAAGCCATTTTGTAAATGAAAATGGGCGACCGAATGCTCAACTGAAATCCCTATTGACATATATAGTCATTAAATGTCTGTGATTTAATTTCAGCAGCATCATCAAGACAAATTGTCTTGATTGAAAGATCTGAAAATTAAGCtcgtaatttaataatttgtgcaAGTAATCTAGCAAAAGTTATATTTTGAGTTAAAAGAAAACTAACATGTGACAATCTAGTAGACGCATCAATGAATACCATGAAATATcaaaatggtccacatggtgggtGTATATGCCCAAAAATATCCCCATGATCTCCAAGAAAGTTAGGATTTCAACATCAACATTTGTAGGGGAATGTATAATAATTAGTTTGCCTTTTGAACAAGCAACACATGGATAATCATTGTGTAAAAGAATCTTCTAATTTTTTAGAGGGTGTCCATGGGAGTTAATTATTCTTTTGCGCATCATTATTGCCCCAGGGTGATCAAGTCGATCACGCCATAATTTGAAGCTTTGCTGGTCAACAAACTTCTGGTTTATGACAATGTTTGcttcaattatttttattattgtaaaataCATTCCAGAAGGGTGTGaacataatttttcttttatctgcTTCTGGCCAGATATAATAGATGTTGTGAAAAGgtattcaaaattattttcattaaatGTTTCAATATGGTATCCATTTCGACGGATATTTTTAAAGCTAAGCAAATTTCTACTGGAtttgctagcatatagagcattTTCAATATATAAGTTTGTATCattttgtaaaattaattttgCCTTTCCATAGCCTTCAATAATGTTTAATGCTCTCGATATTTTTGTAACCTTATTTTTTGCTAATGTAAACTCCAAAAAATGccttttattttgaagaatgaTTACTACAAGAATAAATTCTTatggtgacattcataaatatcattatattcaatatttagtgacatttaagttttagtgacacctccaacaaatgccctctattccaatgtcgtcttaaacttCTTGccattttttaatgtcattataagatgttaatgacaacttcataagtgttactaattattcatataatgacaattttaaatgtcaaaaaAAGTCATGTTTTAAAGACATTTATACATGCCTTGTTATTATTGTAATAATGACACATTTATAtgtcatttaaaattatttataatgacaattaaaagtgtcgtgtatgttatttatagtgacaatacAAAATGTCACTAATGATAGGTTATAAGGTTaatttaaaatgtctcattatGTAATCTCTAATAACACTTACAAATGTCTTATATACtagtatataaatatattgaaaattgtCATTAATAGTTATTTATAATGACTTTTTGAAATGTCTCCATATGAGTTTTTCAATGACATTTTTTATGTACATGATTTCATGTTCAATTGtgacataaaaaatttcatattttatgaaatgtcatcgattttcaatattttcattatataaTATTCAAGGATATAACAAATTAACATAAATacaaatacaaaattttaaaatagaaattAAATTGCTAATCAGTAATTGTCATTAATTTTGCAATCATTAATGTATAAGATTGACAAATTTGATACCTCGAAAAATGTACCAAATGTATTTAGTTTAATAACTAGCAAACAATCAAATCTTCTAAAGCATTTATTATGATATTTCATCATTaatctaaaataaaatataactcaataagctaaatatgataaataatatgTAAGACTTTCCAAGGTAATATTTTGTTGAAcaataataaaaacatttattgaataaaaaaataaacttcCATGACAAATCCTAAATATGAACTgaacttcaaaataaaaacgAGACCACGATAACCAAAGAAACAATAGAAGTTCAAAGTAGAAGCAAgaccaataaaaatattatttattgatTTCTAACACACCACCACCCATCATATTATCTATATTTTCATCGGGATGAGCGAAGAAATCAGAGACGTCCAAGTGACTTATATCAATTGGATCATCATTGCCCACAAAATTtatctcattttttttattttccttgATTGAGTTTTGGTAGAGATAAACAAGATGCTTTGCCGTAGGACAGGTACGAGACTAAGGCCCTTCCATTCCACATCTATAACATTTTTCTTCATACACTTTGGAACTTTTCTCTTTTGCTTCTTCACTATTGGAATTCCACTGCTTGTGGCTTATTTTATGTTTCTTTCTATTTTGTTGCTGATAGTATCTTTTTTAGCTACGCCCACGCTCACGTCCACGCTCACTTtcattgttatgattttgagtggaATTAGCATTTGCATCAGGAAATTCAATTTCATATTCTTCAAGAAATGTAGTTCCATTTGCTTTAGGAAATTGTGTGGATTCATTTGGACGCATTTGGTGATTTTTCATGAGCAGCTCATTATTTTGTTCAACAACTAGTAAGCACGAGATGAGTTCAGAGTACCTTTGAAATCCACATTCACGATATTGCTACTGTAGGAGCACGTTTGATGCATGAAAAATGGATAATGTCTTTTCTAACATGTCTTGATCAGTGACTTTCTCTCCACAAAATATCAGTGTGGAAATAGTCTTGAATAGTGCAGAATTATAATCACTTACGTACTTAAAATCTTGTAACCGTAGATGCATCCATTCATATCAGGCTCTTGGAAGAATTACAGTTCTCTGATggtcaaatctttcttttagaTTTTTCCAAAGCTCTCGTGGCTCTTTCACAGTGAGATATTCGACTTTCAACCCATCATTGAGGTGATGACGAAGAAAAATGAGTTCCTTTGCACGGTCCTGATGGGACAATTCATTTCCTTTTTTGATTGTATCTCCTAAATTTATAGAGACAACGTGGATCTCGACATCCAAAAtccatgataaataattttttctagTCAAATCAAGTGCTTTAAATTCAAGTTTGGTAATGTTCGTCAttgaaacttaaaaaaaattatgtaattaGAATTATGATAAAAACATATTTGAATTGTAACATTTATAGAGTAAAATTATATAACTAtcattgcaaaaaaaaaaaaaaaaaaagcataacAAGTTATCCAAGGATAACACATGTTATCACTTTTATTatgcaaatttgaaattttgttattctatttgttaaactaacatcaatgaacataaataataaattattttatctaaccATTATCTAGTCTTCATTTGTAcatagaaaatataaataaacatgATATCATGTAGTCTATCGAATTTGGTGTACATGGAGATGTGttcaattaataatttatgtatctatatcaaattttgaattccGACAAATAAATTACCTTGTTCGCCAAGTAAGCTACTAACATAGAAACCAACCAATTTCAAAGTGAAGAAAaggcaaataaaaaaattaaaattgttttGCCCAATTAATATCAATTATAGTATTGTGATTGACTCAAAACTTGTCATAAATCTATCAAATACTTGTATTCACACAGTATTTTAGTGACTagttaaatcatcaaaatttaaataatataaatcttaAACAAGAAAGCCAAGATATGATGAGAAAACTTGAATAAAAACaagaatatattttataatttttattgaatCAATATTCTTCAACAATATTGTTGaaacataaaacatttatcTAAATTCTTCATGAATATGATAacgttatattttatatcaatattattcATATATATTGATAGATCTTAGATCGAGATTATTCGAGAATATTGATAAatcttatatttatattttatctgtatacctatcaatattatcaacataATGTCGTGTTGTGCTATTTTAGGAGTatcaacataaaattaaaagttgttcTTCTTCAGGAGCATCAATATAAA
This sequence is a window from Primulina tabacum isolate GXHZ01 chromosome 17, ASM2559414v2, whole genome shotgun sequence. Protein-coding genes within it:
- the LOC142531754 gene encoding uncharacterized protein LOC142531754, whose translation is MTNITKLEFKALDLTRKNYLSWILDVEIHVVSINLGDTIKKGNELSHQDRAKELIFLRHHLNDGLKVEYLTVKEPRELWKNLKERFDHQRTQYRECGFQRYSELISCLLVVEQNNELLMKNHQMRPNESTQFPKANGTTFLEEYEIEFPDANANSTQNHNNESERGRERGRS